ATCCCCTTGCTGGTTGTTTGTGGGAAGGCAAGTAGGCTTCTGCCTTTCACCCAGCCCACACCCTTGTGGCCATGTGAATGACTACATTATTTAAATCAACATTTAAAGGTTTCTGTGCGACTTTATTGAAGCCTTATAGAAAAAGATGCATGTCATCACAAAGCAGTTTAGACATGATCCTACTCTCTTTCCATGAAGGACAGGATGGGTGaggtctagggcagggattctcaatgttgggttcccagatgttattggacttcaaatcccataatccctagccccagtgaccttcggctggggattatgggagttgaagttcaataacatctggggacccaacgttgtgaatccctggtctaggggaTGACAGTAGACACTGGATGAGTGGTGAGCAGGGTGGGAacatggaggagggagcagactTTCTCCACCTTGTTTAGTGGGGACAGTGAGTGACTCATGCATTTACAGGAGGGGATCACTAGGTGGCAGCATATGCAGGGGCCAGGCTGGGGCCACTTGGGGCAGCACCACAACACAGCACCTGGAGGGGGCCAGCTGCGTCTTAGGAGCCCGCTGTTTAAAATCAATGTTCTCCATGAATATGAAAGAAACAAGCCTTTTAAACCACACACAGGAGCCATTTGCCTGCAACCCCTTTGCCGAGTAGCTTGCTTGTCTTCTATGCATCTTAAAAGTGCTAGTTGTTTTCTTTATCAGAAGTGTGTCACCTCCTTAATCCAACAGTAACCATGAGgttattttgccattttttcatGTTTCTCCTCCACTTTGGAACTTAACTCCCAGGCTGGCTTGGCCTTGTGTGTGAGAGGTACTAATCTTCAGTTTCCTCCCATACAGGCTAAAGGCCAAAGTTGCTGGCTGTGGTTGatagcaaataaaaacaaacaattgcaTTTCCTTCTTCCAAGGATCCCAGGGTGGCGTACAAAATTGCCTGCTATTTTATACCCACAacgatcctgtgaggtaggttagtctaaGAGATGgtgactagcccaaggtcacACCAGGGCATATCTAGACAAAAATTTATTCTAGCAGAAAAACAAATTGTGTCAAGGGACTACTTTAAAGTACTGTTTGAGAGGGAGGTGTTTTCAACTAATTTTTTATGGATCGTCAGCAAAGGATTTTTGACAAAGAAAACAACTAGCACTTTTACGGAGGACAAGCAGGATACTCTGCAAATAGCTTCCAAGCAAATGGCTCTTGTGTGTGGTTTAAaaggcttgctttttaaaaaatattcacagAGAACACTGATTTTAAACAGTGGGCCGAATAGCTGCTCCTTAGACTCCCAATCCAGGCACATTGCTGTGGTGCTGCATATGCTGCCACCTAGTGATTCCCTCCTGTAAATACACGAGTCACCATCCCCACCAAGATGCTGGTAAGGAACTCTGCTCCCCTACCACATGTGTCACCATCAGTCACGCTGCCATAGCACTTCTTGCCCCCTTGCTGCACTAAAAGTATGTTGCAGAGCAAAACATGTCCTTCTGTCACTGCTGGTCTCtgtgctttgttttttgttttacttttctcTTTATAGATCTGGTCAGCCCGAaacggtgccccccccccgcttagccAGAGGGATAGTAGGAGCAGGCTGCAGCACAGAGATGAAGGCTGTTCTGCTGATACCCATTGTCGCCTGCTTCGTGGTTAAAGTCCGCAGCAAGATCTTCAGTCGCTGTGAGCTGGCGCTGATCATGCAACGTTGGGGATTGGATGGGTATGAGGGCTACAACTTGGCTGACTGTGAGTGGCACACATGCAAACGTCAATCTGCTAATTGCGGCTGGTGGCAGGGAAGCAGGGCAGGCTTCCACCTGCGCACCAGCGCCACTGGGAATGCTAGCACtgccttgtgcatcatgtggACCAGTATCATGAGTGGGTCTGTAAGACATTGATGCTTTATTGCAATAAGCTGATCAAATTATTCAAATGAGAAAGGATGGATTTCTTGGGTGCTTCCTATGCTTGTTGGAACGTGCAaatacaggtggccttcattatcCGTGCGGGTTCTACAACTGCCGATAAcaaaaccgtggataatgagacCTCGAGTCAATGGGAGATGGGGGGTCCTGGAGCTCAAAAAAGGGCTAGGacgaggcagaaataagagaagtaaAGTAGTATTCcgtgctctccaggtctccagcaaatAAGCAATCACTCCCCAAATcccaattttccatgaaaaataatgggattttttttaagagccacaaaatggctctgtggtgcaaaatggtggccagaaatgacatcggaagtcaTATCCAGCCACTTACTAACTGCAGATAGGTAAATTTAGGCTATTTagaaccacagataacaaggtcgGTTATATATTTTCCAACTACAGATATGGGAAACCACGGGTGCTGGGaccacaaataaagagggccacTGTAGCTACTTCATTGCAGTGCAATATGCAAAGCTATCTTAAAGTACAGAtcaaagctcagctcaactcttgACAATATCAGTGCAACCTTTGGAGCCTAGGAGCACTCTTCATGGTTGTCCTTTTTGGAATTCAGAGGGTGTTACAGTGTCCAGTAAAGGCCTAGGAACTTTTAGGGGATCTGGGAAGCATTTCTGCTGGTTGCAGGATGAGAAAGCCATTTCTTGCTTCCTGTGTCCTTTCCAAAAGCTACCAAAAACCTTTTCTGCCCACCCATCTACCCCAATGCTTCTTACCATCTGTTCTCAGTCTTGAGGCAGAGAAAATGTGGGGAAATCCCAATTTCTTTGTGttaccatttcccccctctgcagTCATGAAGACTAGAAACTGTATAGCAGATGGAagctaagaaaaccacaggatgtCAAATCCTTTGCTATGTATGAGATCCTGTGCTTGCATGATACAAGCATAGTGCTGCACACTCCTGCAAGTGTGCAGAACTCAACCCATGAATCTCTGCCCTTCTCTCCAAATGAATTATCCAGTCCTGACCCTGATCTTCTGCTATGCACAGCCCTTGAATCTGTTCTCATGCCAAATGCTCAGTTTGCCAATTATGAAACCCCAGCACCAAATTATGATTTGGCCTTGGTTAAATTGGACTCAAAAAGAATCACTAACATTTTCCTGCAAGTTCTTATAGTTTATTAGCTGTGTTAGTTAAATTGTATGAAGTACTTGTAAACAagcagttctggtaagaactaatgcTCCTACTTTCTGTGGGTCCGCCATCTTGGCTCAGGTGTTCAGGTGTCTCCATGTGGCACAAcacctgtgccaaatttggtgcaaatcagtgcaggcattgcaaagttgttggcagGGGTCACACACACATGGATAGACACATGGACAACAAGGCAATCTCACAAGGGTAGTCTCCAtgtgggaagtaggctaaaaaaatacGTAGTTCTCAGAGATTAACTGAAAGGATTCTAAGATGGTTTAATATAACATAAGCTTTTATGGGTGATAACCCACTTTGTAAGATGCCAAGTCATTCTACTGGAGGAACACGAGAAAACGGGCAGTATTTTTCTGCATGATAATTCTTATTTCTGACAGGACCCACCAGCTTCTCCCCGAGCTCCCTTCCAAACTCCAGCAAATGCAGTTATCCTGTGGATTGGTCTCTCCCCTTAGGGGTCTGCTTGGCGTACTTTACCAGCGGCTTCAACACAGCCGCTGTGACACACAACTCCGATGGCAGCTCTGAATACGGCATCTTCCAGATCAACAGTCGCCTCTGGTGTTCTGACCACCACAGTCAAACGAAGGACCTGTGTGACTTATCTTGCCGCGGTATGGGCCCCTGCCAGAAGACAGGTGCAAAGACATGGGGGGATGAGGTGCAACCTCCCATGGAGCTCAATGAGCTTGGAGGCTGGCCTGGCAAAGCCAACAAGAGACGAACGATTGCTTTGGGAAGGCTATGGAGATCCTCTTAATCAcgattacaacaaatatttatatactagctgacccgtgcggctgccgccgccctgcgggggccaagtgcagccaccgccgcctcgcctccgcggccgggcccggccagtcccgccgcctcgcctccgcggcccggccagtcccgccgcctcgcttccgcggccgggcccggccaggccaggctacctctctctctcctcccgccccccgtctccggcggtgCAGAGTGTggccgccaccgccagcgggcctggccggccccagagtgccgctgcCGATGCcacggccggccccagagtgccgccatcaggcccgccgccttgcctccgcggccgggcccagcccggccagtcccgccgcctcgctgggccccgctgccttgccccgcctcgctgggcccgccgctcgctgggccccgccaccacggcctggcccgccgccaccaccttgctgggctccgccgccgcggccctgggcccgccgccttgcctccgcagccgcccagcaagcgaattctcctgggtgtgctgccaaccaatcgggcgccccctgcagcccagccaatcagctgggctgccgggacgcatttctcctgggcacacccaggagaattatatatagataggAGTACCTTGTCACTCGCGGGGGTTCCATGTCTCACCTACGGCAGCGAGTAATGCAACCAGAGTAACAAGTCATTattgctatggggaaagggggggttaAGTTCCAAAGAGGAGGGAAAACAGCAAAAATggcaaaataacacacacacaaacaaacaaaccttactGGGGCATGCTCCGTGGAGTCTGTAGGTGGCCAGGAATCTTCCCATATTCCCAGGAATGCcctgaaatgccccccaaaccacacacacacacatatcatgaAAAATTTTTTAAAGTCCATTCTTTTAAAGAAACGAAccacacaaaatggctccccagAGACAAAATGGCGGGTGGAAGTTACCTCCATGGTCTCTTCCAACCCTCTAGGAACAGtggatacgtgggttttaaccctttcatatctgtGGACAGAGGTGTAACttgataattttggagcctggacctaaaggtctttggaggcgccctggctgcaagttaaacatcattttttaaacacataggttcttgaggacacaaaccacaccactcaggtcagaccaaagaggatttgggagcccccagggggtgtggaggccctggactttggccccaaagtccaggcgaagtccaggggtaagagcacctctgtctgcggatactgaaaatgggtgtcaatGACACCCTGCGGAACTGCGAATAGTAGATATGCGGAACTGGGAAGAGCGGTTCCATAAATAACAaaagtttgctggtcaatgaccgaataaacttatatctatctataaatttaaaaagtgctcaaagcattttatgtataaaaataaataatggctccctgtcccccaaagggctcaccatctaaaatgacaccagcaacagccactggaggtatgttgtgctggggctggggagggccagttgctccttcCCTGCtaaggagagaatcaccactttaaaaggtgcttctttgctcagtttgcaggggtatTTGGCTCCACTGTGGTAATCCATTTCCCAGGAGGCGACTCTGCATCTCCTAGTCATTGTTAGAATcagtgcagcagcagccagaatCATTTGGAGTACAGTGTAGAACATACTTTCTCATTGTGTGGTATGTGAGGCATAGGAAGGGGATTGGGATGAAGGGGAGAGGGAAAAGGAGCCTAGGGAAGAGGATGGAGAgaagagtgcctgcctgcctgcgctgCTGTTGGTTCCTGCCTGGGATTAGTCTCTCTCCGGACTAGATAAGAATCTCTGCGATTTTTGGTTGCGAGAGCCTAGAAAAGTTTATCAGTGTCAGTTTAGCATGGCACTCATCTGAGACTGCTGAAAATTTCCCGCTTCCTATGGCTGGAAATCGGGAGAGTGTGCACTACGGGAATGTGTAGATTTATCTCCAACCGCCATTATTTTGATCAGGAGAACCAgccttctctctgtttctcttttgCCCTCTTTTTCTGTCTCTCCATATGCTGTCCAAAAATGGGGCACTTTCCTTTTCCctccataaaaacacacacactttgggagTGTGTGTTTAggagccatttggatgaacagcccccagaTGTGATGGAAGGATGCCCTGACAGAGTGTTGGGATGTCATTCAGTGGTGTAAGGGCGGGTGTGCTCTGGGCGTGTCTCCTTCCTCTTCATGTGTTGTGGCAGCTGTCCATGCAAAACAGCCCCATTATATAAGATTATCAGATTGCATGCGTGGATCTGCAGATCTGTATTTGTTCAAGCCATTTAATGGAAACTTTAAAAATGTTAGAATCACTGAAATATCTGATGCTCCCCCAAGCCTGGTACCCCAGCCAGGCCCTTGGGCTCACCTGCCACTAAATCTGGCCCTGATCCTTGTTCTCCAACTACTGGCTGGCCTTGCTTCTACCTTCTGCCTCCCGGAGCACATTATTTACTTCTGCTGTCTTGACGTTCTTCCAATGCCACTCTTGATCCCCTACGGTATGGCTTCTGCCCTCTGATCTCCACTGAAACTGCTGCACACCAGTGGCTCAGTATGAATAATACATAACCATAATTACAGTAATACTATTATAAAGTAGATAACATTGTTCTTCCCTATCTACCCACTAGATTTGCTGACTGATGAAATTATTGATGACATCCTCTGCCTCAAGAGAGCTGTGGTGGGCCTGGAAGGCTTGGAATCCTGGTAAGGGGATGGATGAAtcattctcattctttttgctatgtaaaccactttaagaacatttttttaaatgacatattAACAACGTTAATATTAACAACAGTAATTTGTCTTCGGAGACtttgccatccatccatccagtcaTGTCTGTTCTTTCTGATATCCATCTGCCTACTCACCATTATTCATCTACCTAAACATCTGAGCCAGTTATATCTCCCAATACATTCCAGCGGGatgggagaagaggaaaggatgAATGGGTGCTTGGGATTCTCCGACAGGACTTGAATTGGCTTTGAGGGCAATATTTTAAACTATACCATCAACAATCTAGACaaacaagacagacagacaggtgtgTGTATGGCGGGGTCATTGGCATGTATTCTCCAATGTTCTGCATTCTAAAATCTGGAACTTCAACCAGACCACAGCTTTTGGTAGTCATAAACACactggctgatatactgtgcaatATTACGTGAGCACTGGAAATAATGGTTATAATGGTGCAACTCTGTTTGCACAAACCTTGCATTTAGTGCAACaccactcttgtgcaactgtgtgaacGTTACATTGCATGGCACatggaacattgtgcagtatgtcagccacagaaaTTACCAAGAAGTCATGTAGTCCAACCTGCTGCCCAGAGTTAGGACCATTGCCTCTTCACAGAAAAGCCTCTGCCATACAAATAAGTGAGTGCTGTAAAGAGATGCAGAAAAATACCTGCAGAGCAAAGAGAGAGCAAGCGAACAAAGTCACAGACACACAGGGCTCATTAAACTGCAAGGAGGGGGAATCTAAGGCTCAGTTCttactgaggtggtaaacctgggTCTGTGCTGTACCACTGCAGACTGATTAAAGGCTTGAATGCTTCTCCAtaccaaaacaaaaataaaaccctgcACAAAGAAACCTAGCCTATCAGGGAGGAGACTAGACTACATCCTTTCTCCATGACATCAAGTTTCTCTGTGCCgagatacataagaacataagaacagccctgctggatcaggcccaaggatgcccatctagtccagcaccctgtttcacacagtggcccaccagatgctgctggaagcaccaggcaggagttgagggcatgccctctctcctgctgttacttccctgcaactggtactcagaggcatcctgcctttgaggctggaggtggcctatagccctctgactactagccattgatagacctctcctccatgaagttatccaaacccctcttaaagccatccaggttgttggccatcaccacatcttgtggagaagaattccacaagttgattatgctttgtgtgaaacaatacttccctttgctggttctaaatttcctgtcagtcaatttcatgggatgacccctggttctagtgttatatcagagggagaagaatttctctctatccactttctccacaccatgcatgattttatagacctctatcatgtctcccagcagttgtcttttttctaaacaaaataggcCCAGGTGTTATAACCTTGCCTCatatgaaaggtgctctaggcccctgatcatcttggttgccctcttctgcggctgcacctttaccagttctacaatgtccttttttagatgtggtgaccagaattgtacgcagtactccaattgtggccgcaccatagttttgtataaggacattataatattagcagttttattttcaatccccttcctaatgatccctagcatggaattggccttttacaCAACTGCCGCACacggagtcaacactttcaacgagctgtccaccatgaccccaagatccctctcctggtcagtcaccaacagctcagatcccatcaacatatacttgaatttggggttttttgtcccaatgtgtatcactttacacttacttacttacttatttatttatgtaacatatttatataccgctccaaaccaaggtctcagggtggttcacaacaaagcaataaacaaaacattaaaatcaattaaaattctaaaaacaatttaaaacaaatcaataaacaatcgaaaatttaaaaagtttaaaagcctgggtaaaaatatGAGTcttcaaacactttttaaaagccgctagagacagggagactcttattcccacgggaagcgcgtttcaaagtctcggggcaacaacagagaaggcctgtccctgggtggccaccaggcaacatgaaggtagccacagactagcctcccctgatgtatgcagtggacgatggggatcatgcagaagaagacactctcttaagtactgtgggcgtaagctgtttagggctttatagcttataaccagcactttgtattttgcccggaaacttattggcagccagtgcaactcatTTAATACAGGAGTAttatggtctttctgagatgacccggagaccaacctggctgctgccccattttgtactaactgtagtttccggactacgtacaaaggcagccccacatagagcgcattgcagtaatcaagtctggaggttaccagccagTGTACTGAGaccatgaacctcaagaaatggacgcagctggcatatcaaccaaagctgatagaaattgcttctggccactgcctcaacctggggaaccagggaaaggtgtggatccagaagcactcccagactgcatacctgttccttctgaggaagtgtgaccacatctagaacaggtagatcaatatcgcttcctgagtgacgaccccgcacaataagtacctccatcttgtttggattcagactcagtttgttatccctcatccagcctattactgcttccaaacagacattcagggaggatatgccttctcctgatgaagttgacatggagaaatagatttgggtgtcatcagtatactgatagcacccagcaccaaatctctggattatctctcccaacggtttcatgtacatatcagaaagcattggagacagtatggagccctgagggaccccatataaaagctcagattttgaagagcaatagtctccaagggacaccatctggaatttgccagaaaggtaggagcggaaccactgcaaagcagtgcctcccaccccaaactccctcagatgttccagaaggatactatggttgatagtatcgaaagccactgagagatccaaaaggaccaacagagtcccacttgccaacattgaaccacatttgccatttggttgcccactcacccagtttggagagatccttttggagctactcatAATCCGCTTTGGATTTttctacccaaaagagtttggtatcatctgcaaatttggccacctcgctgcttactcctgcttctagatcatttatgaataaattaaaaagcaccagtcccagtacagatccctgggggaccccacttcttacttccctccattgtgaaaactctccatttatacctaccctctgtttcctgtccttcaaccagttagcaatccacacatgtacttgtccccttatcccatgactgctaagttttctcaggagtctttaatgaggaactttgtttaaagttttttggcagtccaggtatactatgtcaactggatcaccttgatccacacacttgctgacactctcaaaaaactccaaaaggttggcaaggcaagatttacctttgcagaagccatgctggctcactcccagcagggcctgttcttctatgtgctttacaattttatccttgaggatgctttccatcaatttgcctggaacagatgttaagctaaatggcctgtaatttcccggatcacccctggatccctttttgaaaatcggtgttacatttgctacttttatcctctggtacagagcctgattacagggataagttatatattttagcaaggaggtcagcaatttcacatttgagttctttgaggactcctggatggatgccgtctggccctggcgatttgctagatttcagtttttccagacagtttagaaaaccATCTCATgccacttctgtctgactcagttctttagcctccaggtatatgctcagtatcctttgctgtgaagacaaatgcaaagaactcatttagcttctctgcaatctccatatcctccttaataatccctttcactccctcattatctaaacggtccaactgcctccctggcaggtttcctgcatctgatgtatttaaagaagtttttgttatcccccttgatgcttttagctaaatgttcctcacactctcttttcacctcccttattgtcataggaacataggaaactgccatatactgagtcagaccattggtctatctagctcagtattgtcttcacagactggcagcggcttctccaaggttgcaggcaggaatctctctcagccctatcttggagaagccagggagggaacttgaaaccttctgctcttcccagagcggcttcatcccctgaggggaatatcttgcattgctcacacatcaagtctcccattcatatgcaaccagggcagaccctgcttagctatggggacaagtcatgcatgctaccacaagaccagctctcctctcctggaccagctctcctctcctgtcaccttgctttttttttttttgccagaatttgtgttcctttctgttctcatttgggcaggccttccaatttcagaaagaagtctccctcccttttatggtttccttgacattacctgttagccatgctggcatcctcctggacttagttgtatctttcctccttttgggtatacaatctaatggggctcctagtattgtggttttgagtaaactccatgcattttggagccaagtgattctcctgattttgcctttcagctttcttttcaccatactcctcattttggagaagtttcctcttctgaaattcaaaatgtctgtgttagacttccttggtgatcctctccccacatatatgctgaatttgatcacactatggtcactgtttcctaaagggtcgattacactgacatcacgcaccaggttcTGGGTGCCGCTCAGGATTAactccaaggttgccttctctctggttggttccaagaccaactgttctagggcacagtcattcagcgtatctagaaatttgagctctttgtcatgacctgactgtgaatttacccagtctatgtgtgggtaattgaagtcacccattattactgccctgcctctccttgacacctccctgatttcctcctgcaactcccagtcactgtcggcattatgaacTGGAGGGCAacagcacgtccccagtagcacgttccctttctggccttgtatagtcacccacagggtttctgtggaggactccagtccacctaggttttcaagcttgttagattctatcccttctttaacatgcagtgctactccacctccagtgtgcccctccctgtcctttctgtagagtttatacccagtgatgactgtgtcccactggttctaactgttccaccatgtttctgttatgcctactatatctatttctgtgttagcaaccaagcactccagttcacccatcttggctcggaggcttctggcattggcatataagcacctgtacgctgaatctcttccctggtgtatgctatctttcttttgactctttgaccagctggtacagccttctgtctgctctttatgtggttctgctctgtccccttctgttttatctgaatcctttgcaccctcacactttaaaggatggtatttgccgaactggatactgcccagctcctgtcagctattccccaggcatcattttaaaagctgctctgtatcctttttgattttaagtgctagcagtctggtttcatcttggtCCAAGTGctccccatcccttttgtacaggccttgcttgccccaaattgTATTCCAGTGCCtagcaaatctaaacccctcctcccggcaccaacgtctcatgcacgcattgaaacccttcagctctgcctgtctcattgtaccttcacgtggaacaggtagcatttctgagaatgctacctggggggtcctggacttcaatatgatACCTATCAGCCtagatttggcttccaggacctcctgactacatttccccacatcgttggtgctgacgtgcaccacaacagctgtctcctccccagcactgcctaagagcctatctagatgctgcgtgacatccacaaccttcgca
Above is a window of Hemicordylus capensis ecotype Gifberg chromosome 2, rHemCap1.1.pri, whole genome shotgun sequence DNA encoding:
- the LOC128344506 gene encoding sperm acrosome-associated protein 5-like isoform X3, giving the protein MKAVLLIPIVACFVVKVRSKIFSRWVCLAYFTSGFNTAAVTHNSDGSSEYGIFQINSRLWCSDHHSQTKDLCDLSCRGMGPCQKTDLLTDEIIDDILCLKRAVVGLEGLESWMAWRDHCHDRDLSHWVVACNL
- the LOC128344506 gene encoding lysozyme C, milk isozyme-like isoform X1, translated to MKAVLLIPIVACFVVKVRSKIFSRCELALIMQRWGLDGYEGYNLADWVCLAYFTSGFNTAAVTHNSDGSSEYGIFQINSRLWCSDHHSQTKDLCDLSCRGMGPCQKTDLLTDEIIDDILCLKRAVVGLEGLESWMAWRDHCHDRDLSHWVVACNL
- the LOC128344506 gene encoding sperm acrosome membrane-associated protein 3-like isoform X2, producing MKAVLLIPIVACFVVKVRSKIFSRCELALIMQRWGLDGYEGYNLADWVCLAYFTSGFNTAAVTHNSDGSSEYGIFQINSRLWCSDHHSQTKDLCDLSCRDLLTDEIIDDILCLKRAVVGLEGLESWMAWRDHCHDRDLSHWVVACNL